One segment of Anatilimnocola aggregata DNA contains the following:
- the cysK gene encoding cysteine synthase A — protein MASATLPAGIKTDITQCIGNTPLVQLRRVTEGCVATVVGKIENMNPLWSVKDRIARAMIEAAERDGKIKPHTVIIEPTSGNTGIGLAYVCAARGYKLAVTMPESMTVERRRLLKALGAEIILTPAAEGMPGAVRRAEEIAKSDPNKYFVPQQFNNPANPEVHRKTTAEEIWRDTDGQVDILVSGVGTGGTITGVSEVLKSRKPSFKAIAVEPANSPVITQKREGKPLQPGRHTIQGIGAGFIPGVLNVNIIDEVVQVKDEDAAETARKMSTQEGIFCGISCGAAAWAAIQVAKRPENTGKLIVVVLPDLGERYLSTQLYPE, from the coding sequence ATGGCATCGGCAACTCTTCCCGCAGGCATTAAGACCGATATCACCCAGTGCATCGGCAACACGCCCCTTGTGCAGCTGCGGCGCGTGACCGAGGGTTGCGTGGCGACCGTGGTCGGCAAGATCGAGAACATGAACCCGCTCTGGAGCGTGAAAGACCGGATTGCCCGGGCCATGATCGAAGCGGCCGAACGCGACGGCAAAATCAAGCCGCACACCGTCATCATCGAACCGACCAGCGGTAACACGGGCATTGGACTCGCTTATGTCTGCGCAGCCCGGGGCTACAAGCTGGCGGTTACGATGCCCGAAAGCATGACGGTCGAACGTCGCCGCCTGCTGAAGGCGCTGGGGGCCGAAATCATTCTCACTCCGGCGGCCGAAGGAATGCCCGGCGCCGTGCGTCGTGCGGAGGAGATCGCCAAGAGTGATCCCAACAAGTACTTCGTGCCACAGCAGTTCAACAATCCGGCCAATCCCGAAGTTCACCGCAAGACGACCGCCGAAGAGATCTGGCGCGATACCGACGGCCAGGTCGACATTCTCGTTTCGGGCGTGGGGACCGGCGGCACCATTACTGGCGTCTCGGAAGTGCTCAAGTCGCGCAAGCCCAGCTTTAAGGCGATCGCGGTCGAGCCGGCCAACAGCCCGGTGATCACCCAAAAGCGCGAAGGGAAGCCACTGCAGCCCGGCCGCCACACGATTCAAGGGATCGGCGCGGGCTTCATTCCCGGCGTGCTGAACGTGAACATTATCGACGAAGTCGTGCAGGTGAAAGACGAAGACGCCGCCGAGACCGCGCGCAAGATGTCGACACAAGAAGGCATCTTCTGCGGCATCAGTTGCGGTGCTGCCGCCTGGGCTGCGATTCAAGTGGCCAAGCGCCCCGAAAACACCGGCAAGCTAATCGTCGTTGTCCTCCCCGACCTGGGCGAGCGATACTTGTCGACGCAGTTGTACCCAGAATAA
- a CDS encoding RraA family protein — protein sequence MLSVEALQKLTKFDTPTICNVIELFDVIPRNLGYMDGRVKCNFPEFPPVIGYACTAAFRSDAPPKGGDAYGSLQKQLEQFAALPGPAMVVFQDLDDPPAAAVFGEVMCSTYQAFGSAGLITNGAGRDLEQVKALKYSVFTGSSICSHGYCHMLHLGLPVRVGGLMVNQGDLLHGDANGVTSIPLEIAGEIADVATEFLAAEDIVMNYTKAPGPKNMGEYDKLRKEFQAVAAALGKRVSRKK from the coding sequence ATGTTATCTGTTGAAGCCCTGCAGAAGCTGACGAAATTTGATACCCCGACCATCTGCAACGTGATTGAGCTGTTCGATGTGATTCCGCGCAATCTGGGTTACATGGATGGCCGCGTGAAGTGCAATTTTCCGGAGTTTCCGCCGGTCATCGGCTACGCCTGCACCGCCGCATTTCGCAGCGATGCTCCACCCAAGGGTGGCGATGCCTACGGCAGTTTGCAAAAGCAGCTGGAACAGTTCGCCGCGTTGCCCGGGCCAGCGATGGTCGTGTTTCAAGATCTCGACGATCCACCGGCAGCCGCCGTGTTCGGCGAAGTGATGTGCTCGACCTATCAGGCCTTCGGTTCGGCCGGCCTCATCACCAATGGCGCGGGACGCGACCTGGAGCAAGTGAAGGCGCTCAAGTACTCCGTCTTCACCGGCTCGTCGATTTGCTCGCACGGTTACTGCCACATGCTGCACCTGGGTTTGCCGGTGCGAGTCGGCGGATTGATGGTGAATCAAGGGGATCTGCTGCACGGTGACGCCAACGGCGTGACCAGCATTCCGCTGGAGATCGCGGGCGAGATTGCCGATGTCGCGACCGAATTCCTCGCTGCCGAAGACATTGTGATGAACTACACCAAAGCCCCCGGCCCGAAGAATATGGGCGAATACGACAAGCTCCGTAAAGAATTCCAAGCTGTTGCCGCCGCGCTGGGCAAGCGAGTTTCGCGGAAGAAGTAA
- a CDS encoding alkaline phosphatase family protein: MPPPLVLILAVGLTKKLLGGARRLNELAAKGWTRELREIVPAVTCSAQATILTGVQPEQHGVVGNGWLYRETQEVRFWQQSNSLIQAEPLYATARKAAEARGEKFRAAKLFWQFNQGSDCELSVTPKPYYGADGSKAFGITGTPDGLSARLEKKLGAFPFPAFWGPMAGLPSSAWIAQAAAEVLTSERPDLSLVYLPHLDYDPQRFGPSGSDMPRLVRELDDACEPLLDAAKRAGARVWVVSEYGLVDVQQPLLINRKLREAGLLAVRPGPFGEILETFLSRAFAVVDHQVAHIYVKHAADLTRTRELVAALPGVAKVYAGEERAAIGLNHPRAGELVAMANSDSWFAYPFWLDERHEPDYARTIDIHRKPGYDPCEMLFDPKLIWPKGRAAFRLAQKKLGFRALFDIVPVDPGLIRGSHGLPTADHRPILIGDGPDPGQDLALTAVRDLVLRELGARG; encoded by the coding sequence GTGCCCCCACCCCTGGTCTTGATTCTGGCTGTCGGTCTGACGAAGAAGCTGCTGGGGGGCGCGCGCCGGTTGAATGAGCTGGCGGCGAAAGGTTGGACGCGCGAACTGCGAGAGATTGTGCCGGCGGTGACGTGCTCCGCTCAGGCGACGATTCTCACAGGAGTGCAGCCCGAACAGCATGGCGTGGTGGGAAATGGCTGGCTCTATCGCGAAACACAAGAGGTGCGGTTTTGGCAGCAGTCGAATAGCCTCATCCAAGCAGAGCCCTTGTACGCCACCGCGCGCAAGGCAGCCGAGGCGCGGGGCGAGAAGTTTCGCGCCGCGAAGTTGTTCTGGCAGTTCAATCAGGGATCGGACTGCGAACTGAGTGTCACGCCGAAACCGTATTACGGCGCGGATGGGAGTAAAGCGTTTGGTATCACCGGCACCCCGGACGGGCTCTCGGCGAGATTGGAAAAGAAGCTCGGAGCGTTCCCGTTTCCCGCCTTCTGGGGACCGATGGCGGGTTTGCCGAGTAGTGCCTGGATTGCCCAGGCGGCAGCTGAAGTCCTGACGAGCGAGCGACCCGATTTATCGCTCGTCTATTTGCCACATCTCGATTACGACCCGCAGCGGTTCGGCCCTTCAGGAAGCGATATGCCGCGGCTGGTGCGCGAACTGGACGATGCTTGTGAGCCGCTGCTCGACGCGGCGAAACGGGCCGGGGCCCGCGTGTGGGTCGTCAGTGAGTACGGCCTGGTCGATGTGCAGCAGCCCTTGCTCATCAACCGCAAATTGCGCGAGGCCGGTTTGCTTGCCGTTCGACCTGGGCCCTTCGGCGAAATTCTCGAAACGTTTCTCAGCCGGGCGTTTGCCGTGGTCGATCATCAAGTCGCACACATTTACGTCAAACATGCCGCCGACCTGACACGCACGCGCGAACTTGTCGCCGCGCTGCCCGGTGTGGCCAAGGTATATGCCGGCGAAGAGCGGGCAGCGATTGGGCTGAATCATCCTCGCGCCGGTGAACTTGTCGCGATGGCCAATTCAGATAGTTGGTTCGCGTATCCGTTCTGGCTCGACGAGCGCCACGAGCCCGATTATGCCCGCACGATCGATATCCACCGCAAGCCGGGCTACGACCCGTGCGAAATGTTGTTCGATCCGAAGCTCATCTGGCCCAAGGGGCGCGCTGCGTTTCGTCTGGCCCAGAAGAAACTCGGCTTTCGTGCGCTGTTCGATATCGTCCCCGTCGATCCGGGACTCATTCGCGGCAGTCATGGCTTGCCCACGGCCGACCATCGCCCCATTCTCATTGGCGATGGACCGGATCCTGGCCAGGACTTGGCACTGACGGCAGTGAGGGACCTGGTGCTGCGGGAGCTAGGAGCTAGGGGCTAG
- a CDS encoding prenyltransferase/squalene oxidase repeat-containing protein, protein MQVASRRRFLATGSASALALVAARAAQAQAPATERASETLTPETQRAVDRALTWLAKRQVGSGTHKGAFGQSGYQGGVAVCSLGGLAMMCSGSAPGQGPFGKNIDRCAEFLCTCVSDVGYISQPNHGQDNMYGHGFGTLFLSEYYGMSDRPDLDATVGEKLRKAVKLTCECQNDAGGWRYEPRKSDADLSITICNIMGLRAARDAGIHVPDPVRNKCIEYVKKSQNSDGGFRYQISHGGGSTFPLTAAGVVSLYSAGIYDGDQVEKALKYLLRYMPGSSASASGYFFYGHYYAVQAMWHAGGDYWTKWYPAIRDLLLKRQSGDGSWADSEVCPEFGTAMACIILQMPNNFLPIFTP, encoded by the coding sequence ATGCAAGTCGCTAGTCGTCGTCGATTTCTTGCTACCGGGTCTGCTTCAGCGCTCGCGCTTGTCGCCGCTCGGGCCGCGCAGGCTCAAGCACCCGCCACCGAACGAGCCAGCGAAACGCTCACGCCCGAAACGCAGCGAGCGGTCGATCGCGCGCTCACCTGGCTGGCCAAACGGCAAGTCGGTTCCGGCACGCACAAGGGTGCGTTCGGGCAGTCTGGCTATCAAGGTGGCGTCGCGGTTTGCAGTCTCGGCGGACTGGCGATGATGTGCAGCGGCAGTGCTCCTGGGCAGGGGCCGTTTGGCAAGAATATTGATCGCTGTGCCGAGTTCCTCTGCACGTGCGTTTCCGACGTGGGCTACATCTCGCAGCCCAACCATGGCCAGGACAATATGTACGGCCACGGCTTCGGCACGCTCTTTCTGTCCGAATACTACGGCATGTCCGATCGCCCCGACCTCGATGCCACCGTCGGCGAAAAGCTGCGCAAGGCGGTCAAGCTAACCTGCGAATGCCAAAACGATGCGGGGGGCTGGCGCTACGAGCCGCGCAAGAGCGACGCCGATCTGTCGATCACCATCTGCAACATCATGGGGCTACGAGCGGCCCGCGATGCTGGCATTCACGTCCCCGATCCGGTGCGCAATAAGTGCATCGAGTATGTCAAGAAAAGCCAGAACAGCGACGGCGGCTTCCGCTATCAAATCAGTCATGGCGGCGGCAGCACTTTCCCGCTAACGGCAGCTGGCGTGGTCTCGCTCTATAGCGCGGGCATCTACGATGGCGACCAGGTCGAGAAGGCGCTCAAGTACTTGTTGAGGTACATGCCCGGCAGCAGCGCGAGCGCGAGTGGCTATTTCTTCTACGGCCATTACTACGCCGTGCAAGCGATGTGGCATGCCGGCGGCGACTACTGGACCAAGTGGTATCCAGCCATTCGCGACCTGCTTCTCAAGCGTCAATCGGGCGACGGCAGCTGGGCCGATAGTGAAGTCTGCCCCGAATTCGGCACCGCTATGGCCTGCATCATCCTGCAGATGCCGAATAACTTTTTACCAATCTTCACGCCATAG
- a CDS encoding dockerin type I domain-containing protein, with protein sequence MPEFIHSERSPKALKSTRQKARRLLFEDLELRQLMAILGLGVAGDSWSDDQYAGQNYDPNGTVNFAQNWVDLLRLKKGVDVGSPGPFLPTTENPFEHRGQGTAFNWASSVSTTLELLLQSQDIGIIDQYAEGDLSHAVLMVGNIDLQPNSRTTLSNDDFKDAYAKIYLGEYQNASEIDQYVIQAITSNIEGALSTLTSVATKTILTTIPDPGVTPHARAEFPDASKRGLVTAVINTINTRIKQIGAKYHVPVVDLAKLSETIFGTSLAPITTRNIGGRIFDNAAGNAKTNLFVNEVGTTNEANLPHTVYQAYIANAIMEGLNVGYGENLTKFTEQEIVTMAGQTYGGTNTFPVNYRSLVTLPPVTVFVDFGKDSSPSDDFNERMREVATARGIPQLSSTTGGELATLKANILTRLQNAFPGVTINFTSVAPGDTRFETIKVGKISASVPGALTSPLGQGEFDWLNINEASIGHVFPDLIKQSLDGLNLSTLTRANQLRFLENILTFYIAQEAGRGLGLSSSDAYGYSQITSANYANTGGVQYQDFMSGDPALGFSMSTFNGTPTFKFSPLALAKLQMGHWLNTSTIATVPEVGTAHATTATAQVVPLTTTSGSASFKVGVVQGATIGVGGQKDLYKLTLAANDKITAQTFATEVYGETVPLAIDTVIKIFAADGTTLLYESDNTLLGNNSIGQNGTTKVDDDSFVTNFVVATAGDYYVEVTAKSGATGTYDLLLGATLNNAFPWQNPTNALNVNNSTGNNVITAFDALEIINELNSPRIADPITKLLPAPGPSGPPPYLDVFADGRVTAFDALPIINYLNANPVGSVVAPEFVPSAGEDTSSFDVAPGLLSNSSTNSGSAGEETSANQVFLPLDPAAELLLLNSYVASNSSGEDIEVSHSEAADIALAELLAEAE encoded by the coding sequence ATGCCTGAATTCATCCACTCAGAACGCTCGCCCAAAGCCCTCAAGTCCACTCGACAGAAGGCCCGTCGGCTGCTGTTTGAAGACCTCGAATTGCGTCAACTCATGGCCATCTTGGGGCTGGGAGTGGCAGGAGACTCTTGGAGTGATGACCAGTACGCTGGGCAGAATTACGATCCTAATGGGACTGTGAATTTCGCACAGAACTGGGTCGACTTGCTCCGCTTGAAAAAGGGGGTCGATGTAGGCTCTCCCGGACCCTTCCTTCCTACTACCGAGAACCCATTCGAGCATCGTGGCCAAGGAACTGCGTTCAATTGGGCCTCGAGTGTTTCCACGACCCTCGAACTTCTGCTGCAATCGCAGGATATCGGCATCATCGATCAGTATGCCGAGGGCGATCTCAGTCACGCGGTGCTGATGGTCGGCAATATCGATCTGCAGCCCAATTCGCGAACCACCCTCAGCAACGACGACTTCAAGGACGCGTACGCCAAGATTTATCTCGGTGAATATCAGAACGCCAGCGAAATCGATCAGTACGTCATTCAGGCGATTACCTCGAACATCGAAGGTGCTCTGTCGACGCTCACTTCGGTAGCGACCAAAACCATCCTCACGACTATTCCCGATCCCGGCGTCACTCCTCACGCCCGCGCAGAATTTCCTGATGCTTCCAAGCGCGGTCTGGTGACAGCCGTCATCAACACCATCAACACTCGGATCAAGCAGATCGGCGCGAAATATCACGTGCCGGTGGTCGATCTGGCAAAACTGTCCGAAACCATATTCGGCACCAGTCTCGCCCCCATCACGACTCGCAACATCGGCGGTCGCATCTTCGATAACGCCGCGGGCAACGCCAAAACGAATCTCTTTGTGAACGAGGTGGGCACCACAAACGAGGCCAACCTTCCGCACACGGTTTATCAGGCCTACATCGCCAACGCGATTATGGAAGGCCTGAACGTCGGCTATGGCGAAAACCTGACGAAGTTCACCGAGCAAGAAATCGTCACCATGGCCGGCCAAACGTACGGCGGCACCAACACGTTCCCCGTCAATTATCGGAGCCTGGTGACGCTGCCGCCGGTGACGGTGTTCGTCGACTTCGGTAAAGATTCGAGTCCGAGCGATGACTTCAACGAGCGGATGCGCGAAGTGGCTACCGCGCGCGGCATCCCCCAGCTCTCGTCTACGACTGGCGGCGAGTTGGCCACGCTCAAGGCCAACATTTTGACGCGGCTGCAGAACGCCTTTCCGGGCGTGACGATCAATTTCACCAGCGTCGCACCCGGCGATACTCGCTTCGAGACGATCAAGGTCGGCAAGATCTCAGCCAGCGTGCCGGGTGCCCTGACGAGCCCCTTGGGTCAAGGCGAATTCGACTGGTTGAACATTAACGAAGCCAGCATCGGGCACGTTTTTCCGGACTTAATCAAGCAAAGCCTCGACGGCCTGAATCTCAGCACCTTGACCCGCGCCAATCAGCTCCGCTTTTTGGAGAACATCCTCACGTTCTATATCGCTCAAGAAGCCGGCCGCGGCCTGGGCTTGAGCAGCAGCGATGCTTACGGCTATTCGCAAATCACCAGTGCAAATTATGCCAACACTGGGGGCGTTCAGTATCAGGACTTCATGTCTGGCGACCCCGCGTTGGGGTTTAGCATGTCGACGTTTAACGGAACTCCCACGTTCAAGTTCTCTCCTTTGGCACTCGCCAAGTTGCAAATGGGGCATTGGCTTAATACCTCGACCATTGCCACGGTTCCTGAAGTAGGCACAGCTCACGCCACGACTGCCACCGCTCAGGTAGTCCCTTTGACAACAACCAGCGGCAGCGCGAGCTTCAAGGTCGGTGTGGTCCAGGGAGCCACGATTGGCGTCGGCGGCCAGAAGGATCTGTACAAACTGACCTTGGCGGCCAACGACAAAATCACCGCGCAAACGTTTGCTACCGAGGTGTATGGAGAGACTGTCCCGCTAGCCATCGATACGGTCATCAAGATTTTCGCCGCCGATGGCACCACGCTGCTGTACGAAAGCGATAACACGCTACTGGGCAATAACTCGATCGGCCAGAACGGCACGACCAAGGTCGACGATGATTCGTTCGTGACCAACTTCGTCGTCGCGACGGCCGGTGACTATTACGTCGAAGTGACGGCCAAATCCGGCGCCACGGGCACCTACGACCTGCTGCTGGGCGCCACCCTTAACAACGCGTTTCCCTGGCAAAATCCCACCAATGCGTTAAACGTTAACAACAGCACCGGCAACAATGTCATCACCGCCTTCGATGCCCTGGAAATCATCAACGAACTGAATTCCCCGCGGATTGCCGATCCCATTACCAAGCTCTTGCCAGCACCGGGCCCCAGCGGGCCGCCACCTTATCTCGACGTCTTTGCCGATGGCCGCGTCACCGCTTTCGACGCGCTCCCCATCATCAATTACTTAAACGCGAATCCGGTTGGCTCGGTCGTCGCGCCAGAGTTTGTCCCGTCCGCAGGCGAAGATACTAGTTCGTTCGATGTGGCCCCAGGGCTGCTCAGCAACTCGTCGACAAACAGCGGCTCCGCTGGTGAAGAAACCAGCGCGAACCAGGTTTTCCTGCCACTCGATCCAGCAGCAGAACTCCTGCTCCTGAATTCCTATGTAGCCTCGAACAGCAGTGGCGAAGACATCGAAGTCTCGCACAGCGAAGCAGCTGACATCGCCCTCGCCGAGCTACTGGCTGAAGCGGAATAA